The following nucleotide sequence is from Aspergillus luchuensis IFO 4308 DNA, chromosome 1, nearly complete sequence.
caccactggTCACGATAGCCTATCCCTAACAAAGGACAACCACTTTCCGTTCGGGGGTTCGTTCACCAGGAACTCCACTCGCTCCTCTCCCCCCGTGTGCAAGCACCTTCTGGCCTGTTGCCTGGCCGTGCGGTGTCCGGGTCTTTTTGGgggcggagaagggaggTCTGTTTCCATTGTCAGTGCGGAGGAATTGGCGGGCTGGTGTGCTGggtggggtggatgatgaaggctctAGGCTGGCTTTGTTCGTTGTATGTTTCGAGTCGGTGAAGGGATTCAAACCTATTCTTGGGTgttttgttcttcttctgggtggAGTACATGCATGGTATGCTTTGTCTCTGTGTACTGAGGAGTGGAACACTACTCATTGTCTCATTGACTAGGTCCCATTGAGGATCGTGGTGGAGGGGCCCTCGATGTTATTCAGACCTGAGTCATGATGGCTGGGAGCCATTACGTGGAAGATGACCCAGCAACGCTATGGCATGACGTGTGCAGGGCAGTGGGATGATCGTCTGTTGGATACGTGCCGGTCTACAAAGACTACTATTACTGTGCCGCTTGTGAACGGCTCCAAAATGTGGAGTCCACTATGAAAGCTTTCGGAGCTTGCAGTTCCATAAATTCATCCTCGACAATATCTCACGCAAGTGCTGCTCCGAGGATATATCCTACCAATACAGATGATATAGCAGCATCGTTGCTGGCCTATAACAAGCAGATGCCCCCGAGGTCGCAATCGGCCGCGTAGAGATTACCGTAATATACATTCGATGGACTGCATTGTTCTAGATGATCGTATCGCATAGAGTCCCTGACCCGTCTACTCCTTCTGgctcttcttggccttctccttgtcttgACCCTCCTTCTGCTCTCCATTGGCGGTGCtgttggccttcttcgcgGCCTCCTTCTCAGTCTTGGCCGCGTTGGCCTCTTGCTCCCTCTTCAgctcattctcttcttgttgctgccGGTTCTGGATCTTGTTCTCGATCAAGTCGTGGAATGCGGTGATGGCGCGGATCAAGCTACTCAAGTAGATCGCCATTAATTGATCGTTGGTCTTGATGCTCATGGCCCGTGCGAGTTCGCTGTTCTCCGACGGCTGTTCGGGGGCGCCACTGATGCGCGGCGTGGCGGCTGGTGTGGTaaggttggggaggaggttgaagaCGTCCTGGAGATTGCCCAGAATGGCGTGGTTGACGGGGAGTTCGTGATCAAGAACCTTCTGCAGGTATTGGCCGATGTCGCGCAAACGCAGGTGCAGGCCCTGCAGCGACTGAAGCTGCGACGTTATGCGGGTAGAGAGGGTTCCGACAGCGACATCCCTGATATCCCGGAGAAGGTGCTCCACTCCAatttcctctgcttcctcggCTTCGATTATAGACGGGGTGTGGACGAAGGTCTTTGATGTTGTGGTGCCATCCTATTACAGAGATTGTGATGATTAGTTCGAAGAGTCCACAGACGAGGCCCGTCACGATGGCGCGCATTGCTACTCACATCCTTGATCTCATCCACGGCAAAGTAAGCATCCGTAGGAACGCCAACCTCCTTCGGTTGGACATCCACAATCACCAGCAGAGGGTTCGGTGTGTAGCGCTTGAAGAGTTCGTTGATTTCCAAATCCGAGGCCCGCAGCTTCGGGCCCGAGTGATACCACCCAACCAGCTTCTCACGAGCATTGATCTTCTTGAACATGTCCCTCATCGACTCGACAAAGTTGTGATCTAGGAACCAAACAGAGggatccttctcatcttcctcgaagGGCACTGGGAGAGGAACTGTCAGCATGTGGACACTGAAAGAGATACCGAAGGTAATAAAAGGTCAATGACGCACCCGCAAAGCTGTTCGATACCCGGACATTCTGACCCGAGTTCTCACCCAGCAGCACACCAACCACACGTTTCCGGGTACCCTTGGCCGAGCGGCCGTAGTGATCTGCGACGGAGAGAAGGACTAGAGGAGCGACCGTGACGGTGCGCTGAACGAGGGAGAGGGCGTCCGCCGTGGTGGCAGGCATGGCGGAGACAGAAGGAACGCGAGACGAGCTGTCACCGGTGGAGATAGGAttgagagggggaggatgaagggtaTGTCAGAAGAGAGTGGGAGGGATTGTTGCGGGATAAGCAaggggatgaagatgggaagatgaaggaggaggaggaggagcgatgacgatgaagagggaagcTGTTGTTGGTTGGATCAACGGAGAGCCTCTGGATTCATTGGAGCTCCGTGCTTGAGCCACATTTGAGTGGCTGATGGTTGGACATTGACACCTCGACACCTGAACATCAGCCACACATCTACATTACTGGTTCCTTTTTGCCTCAGGCATACAATACGGGACACGTGTTCCGGGACTAGTCCCAAGCTGGACTCCTTCAAGGCTCAAACCAGTGGAGATTGGCTCAAAGAAAGGACGTCATGTTGGAGATGAGAGATTGCTTCCGGGTCAATGGACGCCTCTGAAGGCCATTGAGGATCTACCAAACACCTCCGATCAGAACCCCGAAGACTAGGGTGCCGGTCGAGGCGAATTTCCCAGGGCGCAGGAACCTCGGGTGGGAGACTCCACTCCCTCCGGTCGgcctcttttctcccccaaCATGCACTTTCTccgttcccttccctttccccggTCTGGTTGATATCTCTTCCTCATTCCTAGccacttctctcctctcttccctcctccctcccctcctgtTCCCTTTCCGGACACTTTCTTGAAGCgttctctttttcctctcctcttttcacATCACAATGGCTCCCATTACGGACGAGGTCGTCAACGGCCTGAAGGACACTATCGGAAAGCTGGAGGCTCGtgttgaggagttggagggccGCCTCAGCAACCAGGTCAAGCCCAAGTCGGTTGCTGAGCAGATGC
It contains:
- the rpn8 gene encoding proteasome regulatory particle lid subunit RPN8 (BUSCO:EOG09263KRO;~COG:O;~EggNog:ENOG410PHXE;~InterPro:IPR024969,IPR037518,IPR033858,IPR000555;~MEROPS:MER0030134;~PFAM:PF13012,PF01398;~go_component: GO:0005838 - proteasome regulatory particle [Evidence IEA];~go_function: GO:0005515 - protein binding [Evidence IEA];~go_function: GO:0008237 - metallopeptidase activity [Evidence IEA];~go_function: GO:0070122 - isopeptidase activity [Evidence IEA]), with product MPATTADALSLVQRTVTVAPLVLLSVADHYGRSAKGTRKRVVGVLLGENSGQNVRVSNSFAVPFEEDEKDPSVWFLDHNFVESMRDMFKKINAREKLVGWYHSGPKLRASDLEINELFKRYTPNPLLVIVDVQPKEVGVPTDAYFAVDEIKDDGTTTSKTFVHTPSIIEAEEAEEIGVEHLLRDIRDVAVGTLSTRITSQLQSLQGLHLRLRDIGQYLQKVLDHELPVNHAILGNLQDVFNLLPNLTTPAATPRISGAPEQPSENSELARAMSIKTNDQLMAIYLSSLIRAITAFHDLIENKIQNRQQQEENELKREQEANAAKTEKEAAKKANSTANGEQKEGQDKEKAKKSQKE